A genomic region of Mesorhizobium sp. NZP2077 contains the following coding sequences:
- a CDS encoding type II toxin-antitoxin system ParD family antitoxin, translated as MPRNTSVSLGDHFAGFIDTQVQTGRYGSASDVVRAGLRLLEEHEAKVAALQNALIAGEESGTPVAFDSASFLSRMKAKHAR; from the coding sequence GTGCCCCGAAATACCTCGGTCTCCCTTGGCGATCATTTCGCCGGTTTCATCGATACGCAGGTTCAGACGGGCCGTTATGGCTCGGCAAGTGATGTCGTGCGTGCCGGTCTGCGGTTGCTCGAAGAACACGAAGCCAAAGTCGCGGCCTTGCAGAACGCCCTCATTGCCGGCGAAGAATCCGGTACACCTGTCGCCTTCGACAGCGCTTCGTTCCTAAGCAGGATGAAGGCCAAGCATGCCAGGTAA
- a CDS encoding type II toxin-antitoxin system RelE/ParE family toxin, whose protein sequence is MPGKSRQYRLSPLAEADLEDIWLYTFKQWSLEQADRYHRDLVDVIEALALGVKTGRRVDVREGYFKYPAGQHFIFFRQSETTLDVIRILHQRMDIERHL, encoded by the coding sequence ATGCCAGGTAAGAGCCGCCAATATCGGCTCTCACCCCTGGCGGAAGCTGATCTGGAAGATATCTGGCTCTATACGTTCAAACAGTGGTCATTGGAACAAGCGGATCGGTATCATCGCGATTTGGTCGACGTCATCGAAGCCTTGGCCCTCGGCGTCAAAACGGGTCGTCGCGTCGATGTGCGCGAAGGGTATTTCAAATACCCAGCCGGCCAGCATTTCATTTTCTTCCGTCAGTCCGAAACGACCCTGGATGTCATCCGCATCCTGCATCAACGCATGGACATTGAACGACATCTGTGA
- a CDS encoding amino acid ABC transporter permease, protein MIWQQFLSLAGSYPLALRGLGMTVVLSLISLVLGTLLGFGLGILRTGGNRLISSVIGAWVDLIRGTPFLVQIFLIFFILPEFGIELDAFTAGIIALTNLAACFICEIVAAGIRSVPTGQVEAALASGLSRWQRMRQVVLPQAMRIVLPPLVGQYVLLIKDSSVVSAIGLTDLTRVGWLVVQRVPNGLLVFFLVGVGYFIVCYPLIMLARRLERRMGAAHGEVQL, encoded by the coding sequence ATGATCTGGCAACAGTTCCTCAGCCTCGCCGGTTCCTATCCCCTCGCCTTGCGCGGCCTCGGCATGACGGTGGTGCTGTCGCTGATCAGCCTGGTGCTCGGCACCTTGCTCGGCTTCGGCCTCGGCATCTTGCGCACCGGCGGCAACCGGCTGATCTCGAGCGTCATCGGCGCCTGGGTCGACCTGATCCGCGGCACGCCGTTCCTGGTGCAGATCTTCCTGATCTTCTTCATCCTGCCCGAGTTCGGTATCGAGCTCGACGCCTTCACCGCCGGCATCATCGCGCTGACCAACCTCGCCGCTTGCTTCATCTGCGAGATCGTCGCCGCCGGCATCCGCTCGGTGCCGACCGGCCAGGTCGAGGCAGCGCTTGCATCCGGCCTGTCGCGCTGGCAGCGCATGCGCCAGGTGGTGCTGCCGCAGGCCATGCGCATCGTGCTGCCGCCGCTGGTCGGGCAATATGTGCTGCTGATCAAGGATTCATCCGTCGTCTCGGCGATCGGACTGACCGACCTCACCCGCGTCGGCTGGCTGGTGGTGCAGCGCGTGCCCAACGGCCTCCTGGTCTTCTTCCTCGTCGGCGTCGGCTATTTCATCGTCTGCTATCCCCTGATCATGCTCGCCCGCCGGCTGGAGCGCCGCATGGGCGCGGCCCATGGCGAGGTGCAGCTGTGA
- a CDS encoding amino acid ABC transporter ATP-binding protein — protein MIDFRGVNKWFGTLNVLKDITLSVEPREVVVVCGPSGSGKSTLIRCINGLETIKDGDLIVDGQRVGDPATNMTQLRTEIGFVFQSFNLYPHKTALENVTLAPIHVRKIQRTEAEKAGRELLAKVGLADKVDAYPAQLSGGQQQRVAIARCLGMRPKIMLFDEPTSALDPEMISEVLDVMVAVAEEGMTMMVVTHEMGFARKVAQRVVFMDAGAIVESGTPDEFFSHPRTDRSRAFLSKILRH, from the coding sequence ATGATCGATTTTCGCGGCGTCAACAAATGGTTCGGCACGCTCAACGTGTTGAAGGACATCACGCTGAGCGTCGAGCCGCGCGAAGTGGTCGTCGTCTGCGGCCCGAGCGGCTCGGGCAAGAGCACGCTGATCCGCTGCATAAACGGCCTGGAGACGATCAAGGACGGCGATCTCATCGTCGACGGCCAGCGTGTTGGCGACCCCGCCACGAACATGACGCAACTGCGCACCGAGATCGGCTTCGTCTTCCAGTCCTTCAACCTCTACCCGCACAAGACCGCGCTCGAAAACGTCACGCTGGCCCCGATCCATGTCCGCAAGATCCAACGCACTGAAGCTGAAAAGGCCGGCCGCGAACTGCTGGCCAAGGTTGGCCTTGCCGACAAGGTCGACGCCTATCCGGCACAGCTCTCCGGCGGCCAGCAGCAGCGCGTAGCGATCGCGCGCTGCCTCGGCATGCGGCCGAAAATCATGCTGTTCGACGAGCCGACCTCGGCTCTCGATCCCGAGATGATTTCAGAAGTACTCGACGTCATGGTGGCGGTCGCCGAGGAAGGCATGACCATGATGGTGGTGACGCATGAGATGGGCTTTGCCCGCAAGGTCGCCCAGCGCGTGGTGTTCATGGACGCCGGCGCCATCGTCGAAAGCGGCACGCCCGACGAATTCTTCTCGCACCCCAGGACCGACCGCAGCCGGGCGTTTCTGAGCAAGATTCTGCGGCACTGA
- a CDS encoding amino acid ABC transporter permease — MLENFSFRTIVEYLPLFGQGLITTVWLSALSFVGALVVGIVLCAMNLQRGWLFRAPAKAYIDAVRATPLLAQLYFLYFGLPRLGFVLPELVVGILALSLNSGAYIAEIIRAGILSIPRGQVEASVASGMTYVQRMRLVVLPQAFKVTIPPLLGQAIVLVKDSALLSLISVAELTRAGQLLASDRFMPAEGFLTIAAFYLLLYYCLKGLAVLSSRWLGTAGART, encoded by the coding sequence CATCGTCGAATATCTGCCTCTGTTCGGGCAGGGGCTGATCACGACCGTCTGGCTGTCGGCGCTGTCCTTCGTCGGCGCGCTCGTCGTGGGCATCGTGCTGTGCGCCATGAATTTGCAGCGCGGCTGGCTGTTTCGCGCCCCGGCCAAGGCCTATATCGACGCCGTGCGCGCCACGCCCTTGCTGGCGCAGCTCTATTTCCTCTATTTCGGCCTGCCCCGGCTCGGCTTCGTCCTGCCGGAACTCGTCGTTGGCATCCTGGCGCTGTCCCTGAACAGCGGCGCCTATATCGCCGAGATCATTCGCGCCGGCATCCTGTCGATCCCGCGCGGCCAGGTCGAAGCCAGCGTCGCCTCGGGCATGACCTATGTTCAGCGCATGCGGCTGGTGGTGCTGCCGCAAGCCTTCAAGGTGACGATCCCGCCGCTGCTCGGCCAGGCGATCGTGCTGGTCAAGGATTCCGCCCTGCTGTCGCTGATCTCGGTCGCCGAACTGACGCGCGCCGGGCAACTGCTCGCCTCCGACCGTTTCATGCCGGCGGAAGGCTTTCTCACCATCGCCGCCTTCTACCTGCTGCTCTACTACTGCCTCAAAGGACTGGCAGTTCTGTCCAGCCGCTGGCTCGGCACAGCGGGGGCGCGGACATGA